The Brachyspira hyodysenteriae ATCC 27164 genome includes a window with the following:
- a CDS encoding ankyrin repeat domain-containing protein, with product MKKIIITALILITIISCNSKKTDNTEATADTNAVNNNNTEISKNKISNNDDEKIYQGYASNDMWSIYKTTMLEKEKKLFNEIDSIKDKKSFDEWQSKNPSKSSLVFAIDKFPTEKKAIELISYGADVNMKDDNDGRTPLELASKMGYLKLVKKLIKKGADVNFREEEEEGGDIDALYYAVESEKNYHFEVVKELLNAGADTDIIYGTRNILNVAIIGRCNLEKVKLLTEHGADINYSNFEYGPVIAVAISQGCIDIVKYLVSQGVDPAMTYTNVHSYSGKSYSLLNAAVRNKTTEIAEYLIEQGADINTQTDSVSGLPLIFVALRVENIELLKLLIEKGADTSVVDKDGKTIFDLAREQGYDEIAALEK from the coding sequence ATGAAAAAAATAATTATAACAGCTTTAATATTAATTACTATAATAAGCTGTAATTCTAAAAAAACTGATAATACAGAAGCAACTGCAGATACTAATGCTGTTAATAACAATAATACAGAAATATCTAAGAATAAAATATCTAATAATGATGATGAAAAAATCTATCAGGGATATGCTTCTAATGATATGTGGAGTATATATAAAACTACAATGTTAGAAAAGGAAAAAAAATTATTTAATGAAATTGATTCTATAAAAGATAAAAAATCTTTCGATGAATGGCAGTCAAAAAATCCTAGTAAATCTTCTTTAGTATTTGCTATTGATAAATTTCCTACAGAAAAAAAAGCTATTGAATTAATATCTTATGGTGCTGATGTAAATATGAAAGATGATAATGATGGCAGGACTCCTTTAGAATTAGCTTCAAAAATGGGATATTTGAAACTTGTAAAAAAACTTATCAAAAAAGGTGCTGATGTTAATTTTAGAGAAGAAGAAGAAGAAGGAGGAGATATAGATGCTTTATATTATGCAGTAGAGTCTGAAAAAAATTATCATTTTGAAGTAGTAAAGGAATTATTAAATGCAGGAGCAGATACAGATATTATTTATGGTACTAGAAATATATTAAATGTTGCTATAATAGGAAGATGCAATTTAGAAAAAGTTAAACTACTTACAGAACATGGAGCAGATATAAATTATTCAAATTTTGAGTATGGCCCCGTAATTGCTGTTGCTATTTCTCAAGGATGTATTGATATAGTAAAATATTTAGTTTCTCAAGGTGTTGACCCTGCTATGACATATACCAATGTTCATTCATACTCAGGTAAAAGTTATTCATTACTTAATGCTGCAGTAAGAAATAAAACTACAGAAATAGCAGAATATTTAATAGAACAAGGTGCTGATATTAATACTCAAACTGATAGTGTTTCTGGTTTACCTTTAATATTTGTTGCTCTTAGAGTTGAAAATATTGAACTTCTTAAACTTTTGATAGAGAAAGGTGCAGATACTTCTGTTGTTGATAAAGACGGAAAAACAATTTTTGATTTAGCTAGAGAACAAGGCTATGATGAGATTGCAGCTTTAGAAAAATAA
- a CDS encoding ankyrin repeat domain-containing protein has translation MKKIIITALMLIGIISCNSKKTDNAEVTANTNAVNTNNAKNNTKLTSVINTNTLEINTKEYEGYATNIYYNASSAEEYAQAIADFNLIKDKASLDEWQSKYTDETPIMFAINYYPTEEKAIEIINYGADVNERTADFVKMTPLMSASSSGYLKLLKELIKNNADVNAKDYDGLDALLHAIDCATDDNEVSILIFKELINAGAEVNNIYIGDEGEDFSILDILMNSNNIMDSKLNFEIFKLLTENGADIKRVNENGTPVIANVIRKTYRIDIVKYLVSKGIDPKMKYTENGISYSLLSDTVYDESTEIAKYLIEQGADVNVPAYSKERSLMIEAIDNDISVENTELVKLLIENGADTSVVNEEGKTVFDIAREKGYDDILALEK, from the coding sequence ATGAAAAAAATAATTATAACAGCTTTAATGTTAATCGGTATAATAAGCTGTAATTCTAAAAAAACTGATAATGCAGAAGTAACTGCAAATACTAATGCCGTTAATACAAATAATGCAAAAAACAATACTAAATTAACTTCTGTAATTAATACCAATACACTAGAAATTAATACTAAAGAGTATGAAGGATATGCCACTAATATTTATTATAATGCTTCATCAGCTGAAGAATATGCACAAGCTATTGCAGATTTTAATCTTATAAAAGATAAAGCCTCTTTAGATGAATGGCAGTCTAAATATACAGATGAAACACCTATAATGTTTGCTATTAATTATTATCCTACAGAAGAAAAAGCTATTGAAATTATTAATTATGGTGCTGATGTTAATGAAAGAACAGCAGATTTTGTAAAAATGACTCCTTTAATGTCTGCATCTAGTAGTGGATATTTAAAACTTTTAAAAGAGCTTATAAAAAATAATGCTGATGTTAATGCTAAAGATTATGACGGACTTGATGCTTTATTACATGCTATTGACTGTGCCACTGATGATAATGAAGTTAGTATTTTAATATTTAAAGAATTAATTAATGCTGGTGCTGAAGTTAATAATATTTATATAGGAGATGAAGGAGAAGACTTTTCTATATTAGATATTTTGATGAATTCAAATAATATTATGGACAGTAAACTTAATTTTGAGATATTTAAATTGCTTACGGAAAATGGAGCTGATATAAAAAGAGTCAATGAAAACGGAACACCAGTAATTGCAAATGTTATTAGAAAAACGTATCGTATTGATATTGTAAAATATTTAGTTTCAAAGGGTATTGATCCTAAAATGAAATATACTGAAAATGGCATTTCATATTCTTTATTATCTGATACTGTTTATGATGAAAGTACAGAAATAGCTAAATATTTGATAGAACAAGGGGCAGATGTTAATGTACCAGCATATTCTAAAGAAAGAAGTTTAATGATTGAAGCTATAGACAATGATATATCAGTAGAAAATACAGAATTAGTAAAACTTCTTATAGAAAACGGGGCTGATACTTCTGTAGTTAATGAAGAAGGTAAAACAGTATTTGATATAGCTAGAGAAAAAGGTTATGATGATATATTAGCTTTAGAAAAATAA
- a CDS encoding ankyrin repeat domain-containing protein: MKNKIIIIFIITIMTAIALYASSGSNNDEVKDSIINNEEKTDDIQIEDNTLIDPDKEADEYTENEEIKEETKNNNTFNDSNNYKLKNTVTKNEIIIPSEELLKLLEKNKNKTGVAEMIELINDGGINAALKYQLTIGDVTHYTNSTPLMIASSYGHYDIAKALIDNGALVNLRADDGFNALMEAVRTDNIEMAKLLIEHGSDINIKNKDGKNMIMIACEKGNEEMFNLLLENNADINEKSSWGASALIYASEKGNINIMKYLIDNGIDVNGKADENGDTPLLWAVTGENPYEASKLLIENGANVNATNDGGVAPATILAASTPKVVKLLKDNGADLDTKFLDYYPPIAIAAGEGNLEIVKALVENGADVNYYPNDINYTAIFHAIDQHNYEVAEYLFKNGVDLNIKMKPDNDYGRSIKESYNVLEYAEAIQDKKMINIVSKYYKKKK, from the coding sequence ATGAAAAACAAAATTATTATTATCTTTATAATAACTATAATGACTGCAATAGCTTTATATGCTAGTAGTGGAAGCAATAATGATGAAGTAAAAGACAGTATTATAAATAATGAAGAAAAAACAGATGATATACAAATAGAAGATAATACATTAATAGATCCTGATAAAGAAGCTGATGAATATACTGAAAATGAAGAGATAAAAGAAGAAACAAAAAATAATAACACTTTTAATGACAGTAATAATTATAAATTAAAAAATACAGTAACTAAAAATGAAATAATAATACCTAGCGAAGAATTATTAAAACTATTAGAAAAAAATAAAAATAAAACAGGCGTTGCTGAAATGATTGAATTGATAAATGATGGCGGTATAAATGCTGCTTTAAAATATCAGCTTACTATAGGCGATGTTACACACTATACTAATTCTACCCCTTTAATGATAGCTTCATCATATGGGCATTATGATATAGCAAAAGCTTTGATTGATAATGGGGCTTTGGTTAATTTAAGAGCAGACGATGGATTTAATGCTTTAATGGAAGCTGTAAGAACTGATAATATAGAGATGGCAAAATTATTAATAGAACATGGCTCTGATATAAATATAAAAAATAAAGACGGTAAAAACATGATTATGATTGCATGCGAAAAGGGAAATGAAGAAATGTTTAATTTATTACTAGAAAATAATGCAGATATAAATGAAAAATCATCTTGGGGAGCATCTGCACTTATTTATGCTTCTGAAAAAGGCAATATCAATATAATGAAATATTTAATAGATAATGGAATAGATGTTAATGGAAAAGCTGATGAAAATGGGGACACTCCATTACTTTGGGCTGTTACAGGAGAGAATCCTTATGAAGCTTCAAAACTTTTAATAGAAAATGGTGCCAATGTAAATGCTACAAATGATGGCGGAGTTGCTCCTGCTACTATACTTGCGGCATCTACTCCTAAAGTGGTAAAACTCTTAAAAGATAATGGTGCCGATTTAGATACAAAATTTTTAGATTATTATCCTCCTATAGCAATTGCTGCAGGTGAGGGTAATTTAGAAATAGTTAAGGCATTGGTTGAAAATGGTGCTGATGTGAACTATTATCCTAATGATATAAACTATACTGCGATATTTCATGCTATAGACCAACATAATTATGAAGTTGCTGAATATTTATTTAAAAATGGTGTTGATTTAAATATAAAAATGAAACCTGATAATGACTATGGCAGAAGTATAAAAGAAAGCTACAATGTTTTAGAATATGCTGAGGCTATTCAGGATAAAAAAATGATTAACATAGTAAGCAAATATTATAAAAAGAAAAAATAA
- a CDS encoding ankyrin repeat domain-containing protein: MFYEKIIIMALILISIISCNSKKTDNAEVTANTNAVNTNKLTSAINTNTLETNTKEYEGYATNIYYSASSAEKYSQAIADFNLIKDKASLDEWQSKYTDQTPIKFAIDYYPTEEKAIELISYGADVNQKDFMGLTPLMNASINGYVKLAIELINHNADVNARELDSRGNISADSLFYAVNANNSLELVKVLLNSGANPNIVYSDPEEGNFTILDRSLYYNNFEIFKTLVENGANIDKVNDRGEPFIVNAIRRERFDVVKYLVEKGIDPTMKYTDYRNIPFSLLAATVNNNDTKIAEYLIDKGADVNTKAIIDNYMENDMTSNDKDNSKEAVNLILTAIENGNTSLVKLLIEKGADTTVVNKKKKTVFDIAREKGYDDVLALEK; encoded by the coding sequence GTGTTTTATGAAAAAATAATTATAATGGCTTTAATATTAATCAGTATAATAAGCTGTAATTCTAAAAAAACCGATAATGCAGAAGTAACTGCAAATACTAATGCCGTTAATACAAATAAATTAACTTCTGCAATTAATACCAATACACTAGAAACCAATACAAAAGAGTATGAAGGATATGCCACTAATATTTATTATAGTGCTTCATCAGCTGAAAAATATTCACAAGCTATTGCAGATTTTAATCTCATAAAAGATAAAGCCTCTTTAGATGAATGGCAGTCAAAATATACAGATCAAACACCTATAAAGTTTGCTATTGATTATTATCCTACAGAAGAAAAAGCTATTGAATTAATATCTTATGGTGCTGATGTCAATCAAAAAGATTTTATGGGTCTTACTCCTTTAATGAATGCCTCAATTAACGGATATGTAAAACTAGCTATAGAACTTATAAATCATAATGCTGATGTTAATGCAAGAGAATTAGATTCAAGAGGTAATATATCTGCAGATTCTTTATTTTATGCTGTTAATGCTAATAATAGTTTAGAATTAGTTAAAGTTCTATTAAATTCTGGAGCAAATCCCAATATTGTTTATTCAGATCCCGAGGAAGGAAATTTTACTATATTAGACAGAAGTTTATATTATAATAATTTTGAAATATTTAAAACACTTGTAGAAAATGGTGCTAATATAGACAAAGTTAATGATAGAGGAGAGCCTTTTATTGTTAATGCTATTAGACGTGAACGTTTTGATGTAGTGAAATATTTAGTTGAAAAAGGCATTGATCCTACAATGAAATATACAGATTATAGAAATATACCATTTTCTTTATTAGCTGCTACAGTTAATAATAATGATACAAAAATAGCAGAATATTTAATAGATAAAGGTGCTGATGTAAATACTAAAGCTATTATTGATAATTATATGGAAAATGATATGACTTCAAATGATAAAGATAATAGCAAAGAAGCTGTAAATTTAATATTGACTGCTATTGAAAATGGAAATACATCACTCGTAAAACTTTTAATAGAGAAAGGAGCAGACACTACAGTTGTAAATAAGAAAAAGAAGACCGTATTTGATATAGCTAGAGAAAAAGGCTATGATGATGTATTAGCTTTAGAAAAATAA
- a CDS encoding ankyrin repeat domain-containing protein: MKVLCIIIFIISSCISYAQVSDDFKNLAATNKESALYKSVISENIDEFKYVIENIENNKEYITYSITNIETWTWYNYIPNLSTNSFSNFVKVLLDNGMDINESGKNLILDVSKSYNSHRKPKFGSSEIIGVPDSKYKIETLINLGANINIQDNDGNGILHYILSRDNIGTEEYDIFEMLIKNGININLQNNDGDTALHKISYKKNNDYRDINMEKKVISLFIENNADKNIKNNNGKKAYPGEFIYNIKLIFSKIFNILYYIFLIAIIIIVSISYFILDVISGFIENIAGFFR, encoded by the coding sequence ATGAAAGTATTATGTATTATTATATTTATTATTAGTTCGTGCATTTCTTATGCTCAAGTGAGTGATGATTTTAAAAATTTAGCGGCAACAAATAAAGAATCAGCATTATACAAATCAGTAATATCAGAAAATATTGATGAATTTAAATATGTAATTGAAAATATTGAAAACAATAAAGAATATATAACTTACTCTATAACAAACATTGAAACATGGACATGGTATAACTATATACCTAATTTAAGCACTAATAGTTTCTCTAATTTCGTAAAAGTTTTATTAGATAATGGAATGGATATTAACGAATCTGGAAAAAATCTTATACTTGATGTAAGTAAGTCCTACAATTCACATCGTAAACCTAAATTCGGATCAAGTGAAATTATAGGAGTTCCAGATAGTAAATATAAAATTGAAACACTTATAAATCTAGGAGCAAATATTAATATACAAGATAATGACGGAAATGGTATACTTCACTATATACTTTCTAGAGATAATATAGGAACAGAAGAATATGATATTTTTGAAATGCTTATAAAAAACGGAATCAATATTAATTTACAAAATAATGATGGAGATACTGCACTTCATAAAATTTCATATAAAAAAAATAATGATTATAGAGATATTAATATGGAAAAAAAAGTTATATCTCTTTTTATAGAAAATAATGCAGATAAAAACATAAAAAATAATAACGGGAAAAAAGCGTATCCCGGAGAATTTATATATAATATAAAATTAATTTTTAGTAAAATATTTAATATACTATATTATATTTTTCTAATTGCAATTATAATTATAGTTTCTATATCGTATTTTATATTAGATGTAATATCAGGATTTATTGAAAATATAGCTGGATTTTTCAGATAA
- a CDS encoding Rpn family recombination-promoting nuclease/putative transposase — MELRSNNNFNVLNDYFVRYLFSDKGSEAILLDFINSIMLDSGMKTFRSVEILTPFNYKENYEDKETITDVKCITQNGTVVIIEIQLQGNSRFPERILYYWASNYSKLLKQGEKYDALTPVISINLLNFNLDDNDSIHSCYMIYDTNNKRLLTDHLQIHIIELKKFKYDSLEYDLNCWLKFFTMKDNDNKEVIMSELVKEKPIMEEVQRRYNNFIKDRLMMNEYDKRQAYLYGNQIMLEEERRLGRVEGKEEGIKEGIEQEKYSLARNMKNKNMDLNLISELTGLSIEKIEKL; from the coding sequence ATGGAATTGAGATCAAATAATAATTTTAATGTTTTAAATGATTACTTTGTGAGATATCTTTTCTCTGATAAAGGCAGTGAAGCAATATTATTAGACTTTATTAATTCAATAATGCTTGATTCTGGAATGAAAACTTTTAGATCTGTAGAAATATTGACCCCATTTAACTATAAAGAGAATTACGAAGATAAAGAAACTATTACAGATGTAAAATGCATTACACAAAATGGAACAGTTGTTATTATAGAAATACAATTACAAGGTAATTCAAGATTTCCAGAAAGAATATTATATTATTGGGCTTCTAATTATAGTAAACTTTTGAAACAAGGCGAAAAATATGATGCTCTAACTCCAGTAATTAGTATCAATTTGCTTAATTTTAATTTAGATGATAATGATTCTATACATTCTTGTTATATGATTTATGACACCAATAATAAAAGATTACTTACTGACCATTTACAAATACATATAATAGAATTGAAAAAATTCAAATATGATTCATTAGAATATGATTTAAATTGTTGGCTTAAATTTTTTACTATGAAAGATAATGATAATAAGGAGGTTATAATGTCAGAATTAGTAAAAGAGAAACCTATAATGGAAGAAGTACAAAGAAGATATAATAACTTTATTAAAGATAGATTAATGATGAATGAATATGATAAAAGACAAGCATATCTTTATGGCAATCAAATAATGCTAGAAGAGGAAAGAAGATTAGGAAGAGTAGAAGGAAAAGAAGAAGGTATTAAAGAGGGTATAGAACAAGAAAAATATTCTCTAGCCAGAAATATGAAAAATAAAAATATGGATTTAAATCTTATAAGCGAATTAACAGGACTTAGTATAGAAAAAATAGAAAAATTATGA
- the mutS gene encoding DNA mismatch repair protein MutS encodes MQETFFGSEKEENQKLTPMMRQYKEIKDKYSDSILLFRMGDFYEVFFDDAKIVSDILGLTLTKRANVPMAGVPYHTIDNYLSRLVKSGMKIAICDQMEDPKTAKGIVKREVTQVITPGTISENKYLESKSNNYLASVIVSKSEKNAALSICDISTGELYATEINSNLENHNEALKEIINELTEEIIRFSPKEIMTIESVSESIIIKEIQNKFNNIFYSTTPNYTAEYSYAYKTLTNHFKTVSLKSFGIEEKPLLISLLGSTIFYIQELSKTSLEHISNIKLYNRRDSMTLDYATIASLEILETIRNDNNKMTLFDTIDRTKTSMGARYLKRIIVEPLLNIEEINKRLNNVEFFYKNQKFMYKIRDLLQDIGDIERLASKLALGRINPKELVSLKRFLVGSLEVVTELAMNNFEDVNFEEVNDIKIITDLIERAILEDPKVVINEGDIIKDDYDETLKKYNEARREGRSWIAELEHNYKLDTGINNLKIRYNNVIGYYVEVTKSNVSSVPSDFIKRQTLIGSERYTTSKLMEYETIINEANEKSYALEYDIFIEVRNKTNEYLNSILKMARVISIIDVYSSLACLAKEDNYIKPIITDDGIIDIKDGRHPVVEVNLKTESFIPNDTYLDNKNEHMLIITGPNMSGKSTYLRQTALIVLLAQIGSFVPASSAKISIVDRIFTRVGASDNIARGESTFLVEMNETAYILNHCTDKSLVIMDEIGRGTSTYDGLSIAWAIVEYLVHEENKKAKTLFATHYHELTMLEDLEGVKNYKVLVEEYKDEIIFMKKVTEGAAKSSYGIYAAKIAGAPNKVIKRATEILKRLEADASVQVENIELNTQKSKDILPLYDEPKIIEKESEIEKEIKDLNINTITPLDAMNLINKWKSMI; translated from the coding sequence ATGCAGGAAACATTTTTTGGAAGCGAAAAAGAAGAAAATCAAAAACTCACTCCTATGATGAGGCAGTACAAAGAAATAAAAGATAAATATAGTGACAGTATTCTTCTTTTTAGAATGGGCGATTTTTACGAGGTATTTTTCGATGATGCAAAAATAGTGTCCGATATATTGGGGCTTACACTTACAAAGAGAGCTAATGTTCCTATGGCTGGAGTTCCTTATCATACTATAGATAATTATTTATCAAGATTAGTTAAATCAGGAATGAAGATTGCTATATGCGATCAAATGGAAGATCCTAAAACAGCAAAAGGTATAGTAAAAAGAGAGGTTACTCAGGTTATAACTCCGGGCACAATTTCAGAAAATAAATACCTTGAATCAAAAAGTAATAATTATTTAGCTTCTGTAATAGTGTCAAAAAGTGAGAAAAATGCAGCTTTATCTATATGCGATATTTCTACAGGCGAACTTTATGCCACAGAAATAAATTCTAATTTAGAAAATCATAATGAAGCTTTAAAAGAAATTATTAATGAACTTACAGAAGAAATTATAAGATTCTCTCCTAAAGAGATTATGACTATAGAATCCGTTTCTGAAAGTATTATTATAAAAGAAATTCAAAATAAATTTAATAATATATTCTATAGCACTACTCCAAATTATACGGCAGAATATTCTTATGCATATAAAACTCTAACAAATCATTTTAAAACAGTATCATTAAAAAGTTTCGGTATAGAAGAAAAGCCTCTTTTAATATCATTATTAGGATCAACTATATTCTATATACAGGAACTTTCAAAAACTTCTCTTGAGCATATTTCAAATATTAAGCTATATAATAGAAGAGATTCTATGACTTTGGATTATGCTACAATAGCAAGTTTGGAAATATTAGAAACTATAAGAAATGATAATAATAAAATGACATTGTTCGACACCATAGACAGAACAAAAACTTCTATGGGAGCAAGATATTTAAAAAGAATAATCGTAGAGCCATTATTAAATATAGAAGAAATAAATAAAAGACTTAATAATGTAGAGTTTTTCTATAAAAATCAAAAGTTTATGTATAAAATAAGAGATTTGCTTCAAGATATTGGTGATATAGAAAGACTAGCATCAAAATTGGCACTTGGAAGGATTAATCCGAAGGAATTAGTATCATTAAAAAGATTTTTAGTAGGTTCTCTTGAAGTTGTAACAGAACTTGCTATGAATAACTTTGAAGATGTGAACTTTGAAGAAGTCAATGATATAAAAATAATAACTGATTTAATAGAACGTGCAATATTAGAAGACCCAAAGGTTGTTATAAATGAAGGCGATATTATAAAAGATGATTATGATGAAACATTAAAAAAATATAATGAAGCTAGAAGAGAAGGCAGATCTTGGATAGCCGAGCTTGAACATAACTATAAATTAGATACAGGAATAAATAATCTTAAAATAAGATATAATAATGTTATAGGTTATTATGTAGAGGTAACAAAATCAAATGTTTCTTCAGTACCTAGTGATTTTATAAAAAGACAGACATTAATAGGAAGCGAAAGATATACCACAAGCAAATTGATGGAATATGAAACTATTATAAATGAAGCTAATGAAAAAAGCTATGCTTTAGAATATGATATATTTATTGAAGTAAGAAATAAAACTAATGAATATTTAAACTCAATACTCAAAATGGCAAGAGTAATTTCTATAATAGATGTTTATTCTTCACTTGCATGCCTAGCTAAAGAAGATAATTATATAAAACCTATAATAACAGATGACGGCATAATAGATATAAAAGATGGAAGACACCCTGTTGTAGAAGTTAATCTAAAAACAGAAAGCTTCATTCCAAATGACACATATTTAGATAATAAAAATGAACATATGCTTATAATCACAGGCCCTAATATGAGCGGTAAAAGTACATATTTAAGACAAACAGCTTTGATAGTATTACTTGCTCAAATAGGTTCATTCGTTCCAGCATCAAGTGCAAAAATTTCTATAGTTGATAGAATCTTTACACGTGTTGGTGCTAGCGATAATATAGCAAGAGGCGAAAGTACATTCTTAGTAGAAATGAATGAAACAGCATACATTCTAAATCATTGTACGGATAAAAGTCTTGTTATAATGGATGAGATAGGAAGAGGTACTTCAACTTATGACGGACTTTCTATTGCTTGGGCTATAGTAGAATATTTAGTTCATGAAGAAAATAAAAAAGCTAAAACTCTATTCGCTACGCATTATCATGAACTTACTATGCTTGAAGATTTGGAAGGTGTAAAAAACTATAAAGTATTAGTTGAAGAATACAAAGATGAAATAATATTTATGAAAAAAGTTACTGAAGGAGCAGCTAAATCTAGTTATGGTATATATGCTGCAAAAATAGCAGGTGCTCCTAATAAAGTTATAAAAAGAGCCACTGAAATATTAAAAAGACTTGAAGCCGATGCGAGTGTTCAGGTAGAAAATATAGAATTAAATACTCAAAAATCAAAAGATATACTTCCGCTTTATGATGAGCCTA